From Primulina huaijiensis isolate GDHJ02 chromosome 15, ASM1229523v2, whole genome shotgun sequence, one genomic window encodes:
- the LOC140960092 gene encoding uncharacterized protein isoform X1, with protein MEKKRSVQAALVLLILSVMLTQNLVLSAANYFEEQKSFFHFPPSVYTPPSQGSGSGSYPCPTPSKGGSYTPTPSKGGSYKSPTPSKGGSYKSPTPSKGGSYGKPPSKGSSSSPVYHSPSVSTPTPVHKNPPSSSQTPPYSCIYWKTHPGLISAVFGWWGTVCSAFNTPSIPGFSQSTSLVEALSNTRTDGYGDLYREGTAALLNSMAHSVSYPYSTAQVRDGFTAALSSNHAAAVQAKLYKMANEARVN; from the exons ATGGAGAAGAAAAGAAGTGTGCAGGCGGCATTAGTACTGCTGATTCTGAGCGTGATGCTTACACAAAACTTGGTCCTTTCTGCAGCCAATTACTTTGAGGAGCAGAAGAGCTTCTTCCATTTTCCTCCCTCAG TTTACACGCCTCCATCGCAAGGTTCAGGATCAGGCAGCTACCCATGCCCGACACCGTCAAAAGGCGGCAGCTATACCCCAACGCCCTCGAAAGGCGGCAGCTACAAATCCCCAACTCCCTCGAAAGGTGGCAGCTACAAATCCCCAACACCCTCGAAAGGCGGCAGCTATGGCAAACCTCCGAGCAAAGGGTCTTCGAGTAGCCCTGTTTACCATTCTCCTTCAGTTTCTACTCCAACCCCAGTGCACAAGAATCCACCATCTTCTTCGCAGACTCCCCCTTATAGTTGCAT ATACTGGAAGACTCATCCAGGCTTGATATCCGCCGTGTTTGGCTGGTGGGGCACTGTCTGCTCAGCATTTAACACTCCCTCCATCCCTGGATTCTCCCAGAGCACTAGCTTGGTAGAAGCTCTTTCGAACACGCGCACAGATGGATATGGAGACCTTTACAGGGAAGGCACGGCGGCGCTGCTCAACTCCATGGCGCACTCGGTTTCTTACCCTTACTCCACTGCTCAGGTCAGAGACGGTTTCACGGCGGCGCTGAGCTCGAACCACGCTGCGGCGGTGCAGGCTAAGCTGTACAAGATGGCGAATGAGGCTAGAGTCAACTGA
- the LOC140960210 gene encoding HVA22-like protein f isoform X2 gives MLLFPLYASMRAIESPSIVDDQQWLTYWILYSFITLFELSFWKILQWLPFWPYMKLLLCVWLVLPMFNGAAYIYENFVRKYVNISSYMDSNDRYPDQGQKRVLQMMSLDARKSVERYIDKHGPEAFDRIVKVAEKEARKH, from the exons ATGCTTCTATTTCCCCT GTATGCATCGATGAGAGCAATTGAGAGCCCCTCAATAGTAGATGACCAGCAATGGCTAACATATTGGATTCTTTACTCCTTCATAACTCTATTCGAGCTttctttctggaaaattcttcAATG GCTTCCATTCTGGCCATATATGAAGCTTCTGTTGTGTGTATGGCTGGTGTTGCCAATGTTCAATGGAGCagcatatatatatgaaaacttTGTGAGGAAATATGTAAATATCAGCAGTTATATGGATTCCAACGATCGATATCCGGATCAAGGTCAAAAAAGGGTCCTCCAGATGATGAGTCTTGATGCCAGAAAATCAGTTGAAAGATACATTGACAAACATGGTCCTGAAGCTTTTGATAGAATAGTCAAAGTG GCTGAGAAAGAGGCAAGGAAACACTGA
- the LOC140960210 gene encoding HVA22-like protein f isoform X1, with amino-acid sequence MGIPGAIARHLDTLVGPGVMLLFPLYASMRAIESPSIVDDQQWLTYWILYSFITLFELSFWKILQWLPFWPYMKLLLCVWLVLPMFNGAAYIYENFVRKYVNISSYMDSNDRYPDQGQKRVLQMMSLDARKSVERYIDKHGPEAFDRIVKVAEKEARKH; translated from the exons ATGGGTATTCCTGGAGCCATAGCAAGGCATTTGGATACACTCGTGGG ACCTGGAGTGATGCTTCTATTTCCCCT GTATGCATCGATGAGAGCAATTGAGAGCCCCTCAATAGTAGATGACCAGCAATGGCTAACATATTGGATTCTTTACTCCTTCATAACTCTATTCGAGCTttctttctggaaaattcttcAATG GCTTCCATTCTGGCCATATATGAAGCTTCTGTTGTGTGTATGGCTGGTGTTGCCAATGTTCAATGGAGCagcatatatatatgaaaacttTGTGAGGAAATATGTAAATATCAGCAGTTATATGGATTCCAACGATCGATATCCGGATCAAGGTCAAAAAAGGGTCCTCCAGATGATGAGTCTTGATGCCAGAAAATCAGTTGAAAGATACATTGACAAACATGGTCCTGAAGCTTTTGATAGAATAGTCAAAGTG GCTGAGAAAGAGGCAAGGAAACACTGA
- the LOC140960092 gene encoding uncharacterized protein isoform X2: MEKKRSVQAALVLLILSVMLTQNLVLSAANYFEEQKSFFHFPPSVYTPPSQGSGSGSYPCPTPSKGGSYTPTPSKGGSYKSPTPSKGGSYGKPPSKGSSSSPVYHSPSVSTPTPVHKNPPSSSQTPPYSCIYWKTHPGLISAVFGWWGTVCSAFNTPSIPGFSQSTSLVEALSNTRTDGYGDLYREGTAALLNSMAHSVSYPYSTAQVRDGFTAALSSNHAAAVQAKLYKMANEARVN; the protein is encoded by the exons ATGGAGAAGAAAAGAAGTGTGCAGGCGGCATTAGTACTGCTGATTCTGAGCGTGATGCTTACACAAAACTTGGTCCTTTCTGCAGCCAATTACTTTGAGGAGCAGAAGAGCTTCTTCCATTTTCCTCCCTCAG TTTACACGCCTCCATCGCAAGGTTCAGGATCAGGCAGCTACCCATGCCCGACACCGTCAAAAGGCGGCAGCTATACCCCAACGCCCTCGAAAGGCGGCAGCTACAAATCCCCAACTCCCTCGAAAG GCGGCAGCTATGGCAAACCTCCGAGCAAAGGGTCTTCGAGTAGCCCTGTTTACCATTCTCCTTCAGTTTCTACTCCAACCCCAGTGCACAAGAATCCACCATCTTCTTCGCAGACTCCCCCTTATAGTTGCAT ATACTGGAAGACTCATCCAGGCTTGATATCCGCCGTGTTTGGCTGGTGGGGCACTGTCTGCTCAGCATTTAACACTCCCTCCATCCCTGGATTCTCCCAGAGCACTAGCTTGGTAGAAGCTCTTTCGAACACGCGCACAGATGGATATGGAGACCTTTACAGGGAAGGCACGGCGGCGCTGCTCAACTCCATGGCGCACTCGGTTTCTTACCCTTACTCCACTGCTCAGGTCAGAGACGGTTTCACGGCGGCGCTGAGCTCGAACCACGCTGCGGCGGTGCAGGCTAAGCTGTACAAGATGGCGAATGAGGCTAGAGTCAACTGA
- the LOC140958923 gene encoding probable sugar phosphate/phosphate translocator At1g06470 produces MVETDEITQRVEESGSGSLRSEEKGLGFGRDPLVSGWCDDDDATHPSQLENNNVNEQELDFDLPLVQKNMPENGILNGKSSHFNNIQRRMEHGRDVDDESTNGVVNKNESYLPFDVEIGYAIDRRYETSTSDSNQMNHNGASRPNTNNPISVVDVLKTLFFILVWYTFSTILTLYNKTLLGDNMGKFPAPLLMNTVHFVMQAVLSNAITWFWSDRFHSSAMSWRDYFVRVVPTALSTALDVNLSNESLVFISVTFATMCKSAAPIFLLLFAFAFRLESPSVKLLGIIFIISAGVLLTVARETEFEFWGFILVMLAAVMSGFRWTMTQILLQKEVYGLKNPLTLMSYVTPIMAITTALLSLMLDPWREFKMTSYFDSSWHITRSCFLLLFGGALAFFMVLTEFILVSVTSAVTVTIAGVVKEAVTILVAVFYFHDQFTWVKGLGLVIIMVGVGLFNWYKYQKLQKGEINVRSPTEGGPSKYVILDEQDEEDTP; encoded by the exons ATGGTAGAGACTGATGAAATAACTCAAAGGGTTGAGGAAAGTGGAAGTGGCAGTTTAAGGAGTGAAGAAAAGGGACTGGGATTTGGAAGGGATCCTTTGGTTTCGGGCtggtgtgatgatgatgatgccACACATCCTTCTCAGTTAGAAAATAATAATGTAAATGAACAAGAGTTGGATTTTGATCTGCCTCTAGTTCAGAAAAATATGCCAGAAAATGGTATTTTAAATGGGAAGAGTTCCCATTTCAATAACATTCAACGGAGGATGGAGCATGGTAGAGACGTTGATGATGAGTCCACTAATGGTGTGGTGAATAAAAATGAGAGTTATTTGCCTTTTGACGTTGAAATTGGTTATGCAATTGATAGAAGATATGAAACTAGTACAAGTGACAGTAATCAGATGAATCACAATGGCGCATCTAGGCCAAATACAAATAACCCTATTTCTGTTGTGGATGTGCTGAAAACATTGTTTTTCATACTGGTTTGGTACACATTCAGTACAATCCTAACGCT TTATAATAAAACTTTATTAGGGGATAATATGGGGAAATTCCCTGCCCCGCTATTGATGAACACTGTCCATTTTGTCATGCAAGCTGTTTTGTCAAATGCCATTACATGGTTTTGGTCGGACAGATTTCATTCCTCTGCTATGTCATGGAGGGATTACTTCGTCAGAG TTGTACCAACAGCTCTCAGCACTGCATTGGATGTTAACCTAAGCAACGAATCTCTAGTGTTCATCTCAGTCACATTTGCCACAATG TGTAAATCAGCAGCGCCTATATTTCTCCTTCTCTTTGCCTTTGCTTTCAG ATTGGAGTCACCAAGTGTTAAGCTGCTAggaatcatttttattatctcTGCCGGGGTATTGTTAACTG TTGCAAGGGAAACTGAATTTGAGTTTTGGGGCTTTATACTTGTTATGCTTGCTGCCGTTATGTCTGGATTCCGATGGACAATGACACAGATTCTCCTCCAA AAAGAAGTCTATG GTCTTAAAAATCCACTTACTTTGATGAGCTATGTGACCCCAATTATGGCAATTACAACTGCTCTACTTTCTTTGATGTTGGATCCCTGGCGCGAATTCAAAATGACTAGCTATTTTGACAGCTCATGGCACATTACAAGAAGTTGTTTTCTATTGTTGTTTGGTGGAGCACTTGCTTTCTTCATG GTATTGACAGAGTTTATTCTCGTGTCAGTCACTAGTGCTGTAACTGTGACAATAGCAGGAGTGGTGAAGGAGGCTGTGACTATATTG GTGGCAGTCTTCTATTTCCATGACCAGTTCACATGGGTAAAAGGTCTTGGCCTCGTAATAATAATGGTTGGTGTTGGTTTGTTTAACTGGTACAA GTACCAGAAATTGCAGAAAGGCGAGATAAATGTTCGCTCACCAACAGAGGGTGGTCCTTCGAAGTACGTTATCCTTGATGAACAAGATGAAGAGGACACTCCTTAA